A stretch of the Sulfurimonas sp. HSL-1656 genome encodes the following:
- a CDS encoding bifunctional methionine sulfoxide reductase B/A protein has translation MGNWKPLSPQEEAVIVHKATERPYSGELLYNKAKGTYVCKRCGAKLYRSEDKFDSHCGWPSFDDEIPGAVKRVPDPDGYRTEIVCASCGAHLGHVFSGEHLTQKNLRHCVNSISMAFIPDEKVAYFAGGCFWGVEYYLEKIPGVKSVVSGFMGGSKKDPGYYDVIKGNTGHLETVAVTYDPSKVDYETLAKTFFEIHDPTQEGRQGPDVGAQYQSAVFYNNAAEKATVQKLIDRLRRNGYDVKTRLIGASAFYKAEDYHQDYYERHRKQPYCHGFVDRFKEKN, from the coding sequence GTGGGCAACTGGAAGCCGCTGAGCCCGCAGGAAGAAGCGGTCATCGTCCACAAAGCCACGGAGCGACCCTACAGCGGCGAACTGCTCTACAACAAGGCCAAGGGCACCTACGTCTGCAAACGCTGCGGCGCGAAGCTCTACCGCTCCGAGGACAAGTTCGATTCACACTGCGGCTGGCCGTCGTTTGACGACGAGATCCCCGGCGCCGTCAAACGCGTTCCCGACCCCGACGGCTACCGTACAGAGATCGTCTGTGCCAGCTGCGGCGCCCACCTGGGGCACGTTTTCAGCGGCGAGCACCTGACGCAGAAGAACCTGCGCCACTGTGTCAACTCCATCTCCATGGCGTTTATCCCCGACGAGAAGGTCGCTTACTTCGCCGGCGGCTGTTTCTGGGGTGTGGAGTACTATCTGGAGAAGATCCCGGGCGTCAAATCGGTCGTCTCGGGCTTCATGGGCGGATCGAAAAAAGATCCCGGTTATTACGATGTGATCAAGGGGAACACGGGCCACCTTGAGACCGTCGCCGTCACCTACGACCCTTCAAAGGTCGACTACGAGACCCTCGCCAAAACCTTCTTCGAGATCCATGACCCCACCCAGGAGGGGCGGCAGGGGCCCGATGTCGGCGCCCAGTACCAGAGCGCCGTCTTCTATAACAACGCTGCGGAAAAAGCAACGGTGCAGAAGCTCATCGACCGCCTGCGCAGGAACGGCTATGACGTCAAAACGAGACTGATCGGGGCATCAGCATTTTATAAAGCGGAGGACTACCACCAGGATTATTACGAGCGTCACCGCAAGCAGCCCTACTGCCACGGCTTCGTCGACCGCTTTAAAGAGAAGAACTAG
- the dctP gene encoding TRAP transporter substrate-binding protein DctP, giving the protein MDRRTFLTAAASTSSAVLLEGCNDGNRVAIDYSKHPKQDDTAGKTVHVNRGKKTELKIATSWPAHFPIMGTGVDRFAERVAQISGGQLSIKLFPKNTLVPALAVFDAASSGQIDGFHSGPYYWKGKNAAFSLFSGFPFGMTAEELNGWILYGGGQELWRELYGRYNLYPFAGGNTNIQMGGWFRKPIETLEDMNGLKMRIPGLGGEVMSKLGVNPVLLPAGEIYTSLERGVIDATEWVGPYLDMKMGFYKVAPYYYSGWHEPGSILEMTFSKHTWERLSAEQQAILECAVNELNSTMTFEFQAKNAEAMASLEANGVKLMRFPDAVTEAAKQALSEVIAEQSAQSSDFKRVFESAYAYLARSKTFSDASLRYFLNVR; this is encoded by the coding sequence ATGGATAGACGTACTTTCCTGACCGCCGCGGCGTCGACATCGTCGGCGGTCCTGCTTGAAGGCTGCAACGACGGCAACCGCGTAGCGATCGATTACAGCAAGCATCCGAAGCAGGATGACACGGCCGGCAAAACCGTCCATGTCAACCGCGGCAAAAAGACGGAGCTCAAGATCGCGACGAGCTGGCCGGCGCACTTCCCCATTATGGGCACCGGTGTCGACCGCTTCGCCGAGCGCGTTGCGCAGATCAGCGGCGGGCAGCTCAGCATCAAACTCTTCCCCAAAAATACCCTCGTCCCTGCCCTCGCCGTCTTCGATGCGGCCAGCAGCGGCCAGATCGACGGATTCCATTCGGGACCGTATTACTGGAAAGGCAAGAATGCAGCCTTCTCCCTTTTCAGCGGTTTTCCTTTCGGTATGACGGCCGAGGAGCTCAACGGCTGGATCCTCTACGGCGGCGGGCAGGAGCTATGGCGTGAACTTTACGGCCGCTACAACCTCTACCCCTTCGCCGGCGGTAACACCAATATCCAGATGGGCGGCTGGTTCCGAAAGCCGATCGAGACGCTGGAGGATATGAACGGCCTCAAAATGCGTATCCCGGGCCTTGGCGGCGAAGTGATGTCGAAACTGGGCGTCAACCCCGTGCTGCTGCCCGCCGGGGAGATCTACACCTCTTTGGAGCGCGGCGTCATCGACGCGACGGAGTGGGTCGGCCCCTACCTCGACATGAAGATGGGCTTTTACAAGGTTGCGCCCTACTACTATTCGGGCTGGCACGAACCGGGTTCCATCCTGGAGATGACGTTCAGCAAACATACGTGGGAGCGGCTCTCGGCAGAGCAGCAGGCTATCCTGGAGTGTGCCGTCAATGAGCTCAACAGTACGATGACCTTCGAATTCCAGGCGAAAAACGCCGAGGCGATGGCCTCGCTCGAAGCCAACGGCGTCAAACTGATGCGTTTTCCCGACGCCGTCACCGAGGCCGCCAAACAGGCGCTCTCCGAGGTCATCGCCGAGCAGAGTGCCCAGAGCAGTGATTTCAAACGTGTTTTTGAGAGTGCCTATGCCTACCTTGCCAGGAGCAAGACCTTCAGCGACGCCAGCCTGCGCTACTTCCTCAACGTCCGCTAG
- a CDS encoding sodium:proton exchanger yields MNADPSSSPLTLQEGLSQNKVAVYGIVLGVIAFVFHHYHNAYLATTLSAVSIALLSMTVAEVAEVLAERLEEPYGSFVLTFSAVIVEIILLYMVLMTSHNDPRAVDTVKGGIISAVIVDMNVLLGLAVFIGGLAFKEQEHNEDTSSTYTTILLVATSALLVPSIMHFTSESHHDLILASNIIGFVLFCFYIVIFIFQTKTHSHFFKATARSRIFRYKRRLAEGEEADEEQPDAFERLSTVGNFVVIFALIALIGIVAEIFANEGMSLVQEYDFPVGLAGLIIAIISVAPEIMTAITAARNDQIQRVINIAMGASTVSIMLTVPALLALSYTTAHPLTLDFNTLQVGALILTIVLAWKTTDDGYTNYFEGTSHLFFFICYAIIAAFY; encoded by the coding sequence TTGAACGCAGACCCCTCATCGAGTCCCCTGACGCTGCAGGAAGGACTCTCTCAAAATAAAGTCGCCGTGTACGGGATCGTACTGGGCGTAATCGCTTTCGTTTTCCATCACTATCATAACGCCTATCTCGCTACGACACTCTCCGCCGTATCCATCGCCCTGCTCTCCATGACCGTCGCCGAAGTCGCCGAAGTGCTCGCCGAACGCCTCGAAGAGCCCTACGGTTCCTTCGTACTCACTTTCAGTGCCGTGATCGTCGAGATCATCCTGCTTTACATGGTCCTGATGACGTCGCACAATGACCCCAGAGCAGTCGACACGGTCAAAGGGGGTATCATCTCCGCCGTCATCGTCGACATGAACGTCCTGCTGGGCTTGGCGGTCTTTATCGGCGGGCTGGCGTTCAAGGAGCAGGAACACAACGAAGACACCTCGAGCACCTATACGACGATCCTGCTCGTGGCGACCTCCGCGCTGCTCGTGCCGAGCATCATGCACTTTACCTCAGAGTCGCACCATGACCTGATCCTTGCAAGCAACATCATCGGGTTCGTACTCTTCTGTTTCTATATCGTCATTTTCATTTTCCAGACAAAGACACACTCTCACTTTTTCAAAGCGACGGCCCGCAGCCGCATCTTCCGCTATAAACGCCGCCTGGCAGAAGGCGAAGAGGCCGATGAGGAGCAGCCGGACGCCTTCGAACGCCTTTCGACCGTCGGTAATTTTGTCGTCATCTTCGCCCTGATCGCCCTGATCGGCATCGTAGCGGAGATCTTCGCGAATGAAGGGATGTCGCTTGTACAGGAGTACGACTTCCCGGTCGGCCTGGCGGGTCTCATCATCGCGATCATCTCCGTTGCCCCGGAGATCATGACGGCAATTACGGCGGCACGAAACGACCAGATTCAGCGGGTTATCAACATCGCCATGGGAGCCTCGACGGTGTCGATCATGCTGACGGTCCCCGCGCTGCTGGCGCTCTCCTATACGACCGCCCACCCGCTGACGCTGGACTTTAACACCCTGCAGGTCGGGGCGCTCATTCTTACCATCGTGCTGGCATGGAAAACGACGGATGACGGCTATACGAACTATTTCGAGGGGACGTCGCACCTCTTTTTCTTTATCTGTTATGCCATTATTGCCGCGTTTTACTAG
- the metG gene encoding methionine--tRNA ligase, with product MSYYVTTPIYYVNGEAHIGHAYTTFIADALARYHRLIGEEVYFLTGTDEHGQKIEESAKKFEKPTQQFADEISASFRNLWDEFGISFDQFIRTTDKDHMTGVQKAFEKMYAKGDIYKGNYEGHYCVSCETFFPETQLIDGEFCPDCGRSTTIVKEESYFFKLSAYEQKLLDYYEAHQDFILPKSRRNEVINFVKGGLNDLSVTRTSFTWGVPLPESVGDNKHVMYVWLDALLNYITALGYGRDEAKMEFWPAQMQLVGKDILRFHAIYWPAFLMSLDLPLPKHIGAHGWWTRDGEKMSKSKGNVVSPKEVADVYGLENLRYFMMREVPFGQDGDFSQRALIDRINSDLSNDLGNLLNRIIGMSGKYSDFVIDSSDVMTYHKAEMEEVEAVLGSVERFLDEVQTHRFLEELWKLFTIGNKAIEAHAPWVKMKEGKKEEALALVALVANILAKASVLLHPFMPKTTATIADALGFAIDTNAYNDLVKGGKLLPTFTIKQVPPLFPRIEAPLMDQAPAAQPNAKEEEAPKKAKAAAPAEADNLITIDQFFQTQLKIGTIVEAEEVPKSKKLLKLQVDVGEEKPRQVVAGIREYYEAQSLVGTQVCVVANLKPAKLMGMVSEGMLLAAKDDEGLSLMRPEAPRKAGSSVG from the coding sequence ATGAGCTATTACGTCACCACCCCCATCTACTACGTCAACGGCGAGGCGCATATCGGCCACGCCTATACAACCTTTATCGCGGATGCGCTGGCCCGCTACCACCGTCTGATCGGCGAAGAGGTCTATTTCCTGACGGGGACGGACGAACACGGCCAGAAGATCGAAGAGTCGGCGAAGAAGTTCGAGAAACCGACGCAGCAGTTCGCCGACGAGATCAGCGCCAGCTTCCGCAACCTCTGGGACGAATTCGGCATCAGTTTCGACCAGTTCATCCGTACGACGGACAAGGACCATATGACCGGTGTCCAGAAGGCGTTTGAGAAGATGTACGCCAAGGGGGATATCTACAAAGGCAACTACGAGGGACACTACTGCGTCAGCTGCGAGACCTTCTTTCCCGAAACCCAGCTCATTGACGGGGAGTTCTGTCCGGACTGCGGCCGCTCGACCACTATCGTCAAAGAGGAGAGCTACTTCTTCAAGCTTTCGGCGTATGAGCAGAAGCTGCTGGATTATTACGAAGCGCACCAGGACTTTATCCTGCCGAAATCCCGCCGCAACGAGGTCATCAACTTCGTCAAGGGCGGTCTGAATGACCTTTCCGTGACCCGTACGAGCTTTACCTGGGGCGTGCCGCTTCCCGAATCCGTCGGGGACAACAAGCACGTCATGTACGTCTGGCTCGACGCCCTGCTCAACTATATCACGGCGCTCGGCTACGGCCGCGACGAGGCGAAAATGGAGTTCTGGCCGGCACAGATGCAGCTCGTGGGCAAGGATATCCTCCGCTTCCACGCGATCTACTGGCCGGCGTTCCTGATGAGCCTGGACCTCCCGCTGCCCAAGCATATCGGTGCGCATGGCTGGTGGACCCGCGACGGCGAGAAGATGAGCAAGTCCAAAGGCAACGTCGTCAGCCCCAAAGAGGTCGCCGATGTCTACGGCCTGGAGAACCTGCGCTACTTCATGATGCGCGAAGTCCCCTTCGGGCAGGACGGCGACTTCTCCCAGCGCGCCCTGATCGACCGGATCAACTCCGATCTCAGCAACGACCTGGGGAACCTGCTCAACCGCATTATCGGTATGAGCGGCAAATACTCCGATTTCGTCATCGACAGCAGTGACGTCATGACCTACCACAAAGCGGAGATGGAAGAGGTCGAAGCCGTGCTCGGCAGTGTCGAGCGCTTCCTGGACGAGGTCCAGACGCACCGTTTCCTCGAAGAGCTGTGGAAGCTCTTTACGATCGGTAACAAGGCGATCGAGGCGCATGCGCCGTGGGTCAAGATGAAAGAGGGCAAAAAAGAGGAGGCGCTGGCGCTGGTGGCACTGGTGGCCAACATCCTTGCCAAAGCCTCCGTGCTGCTGCACCCTTTCATGCCGAAAACGACGGCGACGATTGCGGATGCGCTCGGATTCGCCATCGACACCAACGCGTATAACGATCTCGTCAAAGGCGGCAAACTGCTGCCGACCTTCACGATCAAGCAGGTCCCGCCCCTCTTCCCGCGTATCGAAGCCCCGCTGATGGACCAGGCCCCGGCGGCACAGCCGAATGCCAAAGAGGAGGAGGCGCCGAAAAAAGCGAAAGCGGCGGCACCGGCCGAAGCGGACAACCTGATCACCATCGACCAGTTCTTCCAGACTCAGCTCAAGATCGGGACCATCGTCGAAGCCGAAGAGGTGCCCAAAAGCAAGAAACTGCTCAAGCTCCAGGTCGACGTCGGCGAGGAGAAACCGCGCCAGGTCGTGGCAGGGATCCGCGAATATTACGAGGCGCAGAGCCTCGTCGGCACGCAGGTCTGCGTCGTTGCGAACCTGAAACCCGCCAAATTGATGGGCATGGTCTCCGAAGGGATGCTGCTGGCAGCCAAGGATGACGAAGGGCTCTCGCTGATGCGCCCCGAAGCACCGAGAAAGGCAGGCAGTTCGGTCGGATGA
- a CDS encoding class 1 fructose-bisphosphatase has protein sequence MQTLAPVFEAIERAAHRIHEAITNEDTDYSAHSNQSGDVQLKLDIQSDLIIAEEFSRLPLVKAIASEEKEEEEILHEGGQLCIAYDPLDGSSLIDVDLSVGSIFGIYDGEWSAQKMIASVYVVYGPRTEMVTAYKNNVRHYTWRHGRFKELEQIKIGEKGKLNAPGGTQQHWPSHHKQLIDGLFAEGYRLRYSGGMVPDLHQILLKGGGLFSYPGTTDKPDGKLRKLFEVFPFAFVYEMAGGAAVDEKGNRLMDLPCSDPHETTPCFFGSKYEIGKVKAAYGAE, from the coding sequence ATGCAGACACTCGCCCCCGTCTTTGAAGCCATTGAACGTGCAGCGCACCGTATTCACGAAGCGATCACCAACGAAGATACCGACTATTCGGCCCACTCCAACCAGTCCGGAGACGTTCAACTCAAGCTCGACATCCAGAGCGACCTGATCATCGCCGAGGAGTTCTCCCGCCTTCCGCTCGTCAAGGCGATTGCCAGCGAGGAGAAAGAAGAAGAAGAGATCCTGCACGAAGGCGGCCAGCTCTGCATCGCCTATGACCCCCTCGACGGCTCCAGCCTGATCGACGTCGACCTGAGCGTCGGTTCCATTTTCGGTATCTACGACGGCGAATGGAGCGCGCAGAAGATGATCGCTTCCGTCTACGTCGTCTACGGGCCGCGTACGGAGATGGTGACGGCCTATAAGAACAACGTCCGCCACTACACCTGGCGCCACGGCCGTTTCAAAGAGCTCGAGCAGATCAAGATCGGCGAAAAAGGCAAGCTCAACGCTCCTGGCGGTACCCAGCAGCACTGGCCTTCCCACCACAAACAGCTCATCGACGGCCTCTTTGCAGAGGGATACCGCCTGCGCTACTCCGGCGGCATGGTCCCCGACCTGCATCAGATCCTGCTCAAAGGGGGCGGACTCTTCAGCTACCCGGGCACGACGGACAAACCCGACGGCAAACTGAGAAAGCTCTTCGAAGTCTTCCCGTTTGCATTCGTCTACGAGATGGCCGGCGGCGCGGCGGTTGACGAGAAAGGGAACCGCCTGATGGACCTGCCCTGCAGCGATCCGCATGAAACGACCCCGTGCTTCTTCGGTTCCAAATACGAAATCGGCAAGGTAAAAGCGGCCTATGGCGCAGAGTGA
- the mobB gene encoding molybdopterin-guanine dinucleotide biosynthesis protein B translates to MKKRLAVAFTGPSNSGKTTLIVKVAAKLMHEHGKEVAIIKNDPKDKARFDIPGKDSYKFTDTGAEVIVTSPSRTTLFSHRHHELDELIKLFGHFDILLVEGLKTLPLPRISIFRDRIDEAYFPYMNALAVDDSVTLDDYNLPDKVAVLDLNDPDAVVGWILNHAKEI, encoded by the coding sequence ATGAAAAAACGTCTTGCCGTTGCCTTTACCGGCCCTTCGAACAGCGGAAAAACGACACTGATCGTCAAAGTGGCCGCCAAGCTGATGCATGAGCACGGCAAAGAGGTCGCCATCATCAAGAACGACCCGAAGGACAAAGCGCGTTTTGACATCCCTGGCAAGGACAGTTACAAGTTCACCGATACGGGTGCTGAAGTTATCGTAACCTCGCCGAGCCGCACCACCCTCTTCTCCCACCGCCACCATGAGCTCGACGAACTGATCAAGCTCTTCGGCCACTTCGACATCCTGCTCGTCGAGGGCCTCAAAACCCTGCCGCTGCCGCGGATCAGCATCTTCCGCGACCGCATCGACGAGGCCTATTTTCCCTATATGAACGCCCTCGCCGTCGACGACAGCGTCACGCTGGACGACTATAACCTTCCCGACAAGGTCGCCGTCCTCGATCTCAACGACCCCGACGCCGTCGTCGGGTGGATCCTCAACCATGCCAAGGAGATATAA
- a CDS encoding transglycosylase SLT domain-containing protein, with protein sequence MFLRAALATLLLGVLPLYADITLDEIRSKPPSNARNFMIWQYFDQNITSEQADEAFYLVRNAGQRMFFTYAQKSDRPEVAYTVQCMKMGVKELIRTDDSGCAKLAVSVGKLSAMHKDARTRVVDLVGDPGLKAAAEVLDDTNLSAHYRQYSPALFLRVYNGSYGASKRRQFNFIPDYDYMQALVKAPGFTTAVMSTINDEKLSKFGWALTKVDAVEGLDPRGLFYLGLNQLLRGTKSRAIELFQRSGDKAYYQSDKDKALFWQALASEKNDLMWKLLAQSWDINFYTLYAMEKTGTFPENYYSQLQTSDAVSDLNLSDPFVWNDLLDTIGRTPKNELYALAKRYDAKNLVPLQSFIIEKASRYRLQGYVMPYDAELADVDTDTKAIVYALMRQESRFIPAALSHSYALGLMQMMPFLCRAMDGQVDCGRETLFDMFDPHINLLYAKPHIAWLQYRVYHPLFIAYAYNGGIGFTKRYLLSDKFNPGLYEPFLSMELMRTTETREYGKKVLTNYVVYKKILGEPVSLIDLCETLLHPLKTDRFRKTK encoded by the coding sequence ATGTTTCTGAGGGCCGCCCTCGCGACGCTGCTGCTCGGCGTGCTGCCGCTGTACGCCGACATCACCCTGGACGAAATCCGTTCCAAGCCCCCTTCAAACGCCCGCAATTTCATGATCTGGCAGTATTTCGACCAGAACATCACCTCCGAACAGGCGGACGAAGCGTTCTACCTGGTCCGCAATGCCGGCCAGCGGATGTTCTTCACGTACGCGCAGAAGAGCGACCGGCCTGAAGTCGCATATACCGTTCAGTGTATGAAAATGGGCGTCAAGGAGCTGATCCGTACCGACGACTCCGGGTGCGCGAAGCTCGCGGTCTCGGTCGGGAAACTCTCCGCGATGCACAAAGACGCCCGCACACGGGTTGTCGACCTGGTGGGCGACCCCGGCCTCAAAGCGGCCGCCGAAGTCCTTGACGACACGAACCTCTCTGCACACTACAGGCAATACAGCCCCGCCCTCTTCCTCCGGGTCTATAACGGCAGCTACGGCGCCTCCAAACGCAGGCAGTTCAACTTCATCCCCGATTACGATTATATGCAGGCGCTGGTGAAGGCACCGGGGTTTACGACGGCGGTGATGAGTACGATCAACGATGAGAAGCTCTCGAAATTCGGCTGGGCCCTCACCAAGGTCGATGCCGTCGAGGGGCTTGATCCGCGGGGGCTCTTTTACCTGGGGTTGAACCAGCTGCTGCGCGGGACAAAGTCGCGGGCCATCGAACTCTTCCAGCGCTCCGGCGACAAGGCCTACTACCAGAGTGACAAGGACAAGGCGCTTTTCTGGCAGGCGCTGGCTTCCGAGAAGAACGACCTGATGTGGAAGCTACTCGCACAGAGCTGGGACATCAACTTTTATACCCTTTACGCGATGGAGAAAACGGGGACGTTCCCGGAAAACTACTATTCGCAGCTGCAGACGTCCGATGCCGTCTCAGACCTGAACCTCTCCGACCCCTTTGTCTGGAACGACCTGCTCGACACCATCGGCCGTACACCGAAAAACGAACTCTATGCGCTGGCCAAACGGTACGACGCGAAAAACCTCGTGCCGCTGCAGTCGTTTATCATCGAAAAAGCGTCGCGTTACCGCCTGCAGGGCTATGTCATGCCCTATGATGCGGAACTGGCGGATGTCGACACGGACACGAAGGCGATCGTCTATGCGCTGATGCGCCAGGAGAGCCGCTTTATCCCGGCGGCCCTGTCGCACTCCTACGCCCTGGGGCTGATGCAGATGATGCCGTTCCTGTGCCGCGCGATGGACGGCCAGGTGGATTGCGGGCGCGAGACGCTGTTCGATATGTTCGACCCGCATATCAACCTGCTCTATGCCAAGCCCCATATCGCGTGGCTGCAGTACCGCGTTTACCACCCCCTTTTCATCGCCTATGCCTACAACGGGGGTATCGGCTTTACCAAACGCTACCTGCTCAGTGACAAGTTCAACCCCGGCCTCTACGAGCCTTTTTTGAGCATGGAACTGATGCGGACGACGGAGACGCGGGAGTACGGGAAGAAAGTGCTGACCAACTACGTGGTCTATAAGAAGATACTGGGCGAGCCGGTTTCGCTTATTGATCTGTGTGAAACGTTACTTCACCCTTTAAAAACGGACCGGTTCCGAAAAACAAAGTAA
- a CDS encoding YggT family protein, whose translation MSTFGSIIAGLGGIVHTLINVYIWVVIIAALLTWVRPDPTNPIVQVLYRLTEPAYSLLRRYVPTVFNGIDLAPLIIIIGLQVIDVIFVRLVYALAGAL comes from the coding sequence ATGAGTACCTTCGGAAGCATCATCGCCGGGCTCGGCGGTATCGTCCATACGCTCATCAATGTCTATATCTGGGTCGTCATCATTGCCGCGCTGCTCACCTGGGTGCGCCCCGATCCGACCAACCCCATCGTGCAGGTGCTCTACCGCCTGACCGAACCGGCTTACAGCCTGCTGCGCCGCTACGTCCCGACAGTCTTCAACGGTATCGACCTGGCCCCGCTTATCATCATTATCGGCCTGCAGGTGATCGACGTCATCTTCGTTCGCCTGGTCTACGCGTTGGCAGGTGCGCTCTAG